A single genomic interval of Bradyrhizobium sp. sBnM-33 harbors:
- a CDS encoding phosphohydrolase has translation MNREQLIAAYSAPGRHYHNLTHIEDCLAALSRVDNLSAAEREILTEAIWWHDVVYDPTRSDNEELSAQSAEQHVREDIGAEVARLIRLTKTHDVQPGDRLGAILISIDLSILGAEPARYDAYAAAIRQEFIHVPNADYRAGRARVLGQFAARPVIFPDATFAARYDRQARENLARELASLR, from the coding sequence ATGAACCGCGAACAATTGATCGCCGCTTACTCTGCCCCGGGCCGCCACTACCACAACCTCACGCACATCGAGGACTGCCTTGCTGCGCTCTCGCGCGTCGACAATCTTTCGGCAGCCGAGCGCGAAATCCTCACCGAGGCGATCTGGTGGCACGATGTCGTTTACGATCCGACCCGCTCGGACAATGAAGAGCTCAGCGCGCAATCGGCCGAGCAGCACGTCCGCGAGGATATCGGAGCGGAAGTAGCCCGCCTGATCCGCCTGACGAAGACGCATGACGTCCAGCCCGGCGATCGTCTGGGCGCCATTTTGATCTCGATCGATCTCAGCATCCTCGGCGCCGAGCCCGCGCGCTACGACGCTTACGCCGCCGCGATCCGGCAGGAGTTCATCCACGTGCCGAACGCCGACTATCGCGCCGGCCGCGCCAGGGTGCTCGGCCAGTTCGCCGCGCGGCCGGTGATCTTTCCCGATGCGACCTTTGCTGCGAGATATGACCGGCAGGCCCGCGAAAACCTTGCGCGCGAACTGGCGTCCTTGCGCTGA